The stretch of DNA ATGAACTCCGCATGGCGTTCCCAGGCAAAGCCGAGCGCCCCGAATGGCCGGGTGAGGAAGCGGATATCCTCGGCCAGCGGCGGCCCGTCGGGGGCGAAATGCCGGCTGAGCAGCGCCAGACCCTCGCGCGCGTCCTGCGGGCTGGCCAGCATCACGATCTGCAGCATGCGCGCCGGGGCGACGACATGGGGCATCTTGCGCACATGCATTTCGGTGGAAAGCGAGGCGCGCAGCGGGTGGTTCCGCTCGGGCTCTATGAAGGGGAACGGGGTGGTGGAGACGGCCGGATCGGTCCCTTCACGCATGATGTCTGTGCAACCTCGCATCGGATTGGGAAACAGCTTCGAAGATCATCGCACCGGGCGTAAGGCGCGATGGTTACGGGCGCATAACACACAATGCGCGCGCGGGGAGTTGGGCAAAGGGTCCATGGGGGCGAAGGGTAAGGTTCAGATCGCCATGCCGCCCCATGCCTCCACCCAATGGGCGAGACGCTTTTTCAGCGCGTGATCGCGTCCGAAGCGCAGATCATCCTGCTTCAGGCGCTCCACCACCTCGAAGGTGAAGGCCTGCGCGCCATGCTGATGCCACGCCTCCTGCAAGGCGCGATGCGGGTTGGCGCCCTGACGCAGCGTGAACCACAGGCGGTTCTGGATCGTGGCCAGATCGGGCGCCCTGCCGATCCACAGCTGGTCCGTGGCGGTGCAGCGCAGGGCGTAGATACCCGCCTCCACCTTGCGTTCCTTATAGGCGGTCAGCGCGGCGCGCCTGTCTTGCGTGGTCATATCGTCTCCATCCATCCGGAAAGAGGGGGCTTATATTATCCGGGTATATTGACTCGCAAGTGGCAATCATTCATCCGGGCATAATAATGCCCATTGCCATCAAGGAACCATCTTCATGCCTGTTGTGAGCGCCCATGGCATCGATCTGGCCTATGAGAGTTTCGGCGATGAGGCGGCTCCAGCCTTGCTGCTGATCGCGGGGCTGGGCACGCAGATGATCCGCTGGAGCGAGGATTTCTGTACCAGACTGGCTGGGCGTGGCTTTCGGGTGATCCGTTTCGACAACCGCGATTCAGGTCTCTCAACGCATATCAGCGATGCGCCCGCGCCCGATTTCGCGGCGCTGATGGCGGGCGGACGCCCCGTGGTCCCCTATGCGCTGGCTGATATGGCGCAGGATGCCCTTGGCCTGCTCGATGCGCTGGCGATCGAGCGCGCCCATCTGGTCGGCCGCTCGATGGGTGGCATGATCGCGCAGATCATCGCCGCCTCAAACCCGGAGCGGACGCTCTCGCTGACCTCGATCATGGCCACGACCGGCAATCCGGCCCTGCCGCCTCCCGCGCCGGAGATCATGGCGATGCTGCTGGGCCCCACGCCCGATCCCATAAGCGATGCGGCGGCCTTCCTGCGGCACCGTCTGGCGTTTGCCCGGTGCATCGCCGCCCCCGGCCTGCCTTTCGACGAGGCGGAGCATCGCGCGCTGGCTCTGGCGGAACTGCGCCGGGGCTGGCAGCAGGGCGCCACCGCCCGCCAGATCGCCGCCATCGCGGT from Novosphingobium sp. encodes:
- a CDS encoding alpha/beta hydrolase; translated protein: MPVVSAHGIDLAYESFGDEAAPALLLIAGLGTQMIRWSEDFCTRLAGRGFRVIRFDNRDSGLSTHISDAPAPDFAALMAGGRPVVPYALADMAQDALGLLDALAIERAHLVGRSMGGMIAQIIAASNPERTLSLTSIMATTGNPALPPPAPEIMAMLLGPTPDPISDAAAFLRHRLAFARCIAAPGLPFDEAEHRALALAELRRGWQQGATARQIAAIAVDGDRRDRLAHVTAPALVIHGSADPLFPLPHGQDTASAIPGARFMPVEGMGHDLPAPFHAAVIDAIAQVTGGA
- a CDS encoding GIY-YIG nuclease family protein — encoded protein: MTTQDRRAALTAYKERKVEAGIYALRCTATDQLWIGRAPDLATIQNRLWFTLRQGANPHRALQEAWHQHGAQAFTFEVVERLKQDDLRFGRDHALKKRLAHWVEAWGGMAI